One Methylocapsa sp. D3K7 DNA window includes the following coding sequences:
- a CDS encoding substrate-binding domain-containing protein — translation MSRRVELAVKRMRAWRAALQLLLILPVVLIAASVTAQTPDEGSIELIDPKVLRVCADPRDLPFSNQSGEGFENKLAEFLAQKLGKTLSYEFYPGATGFVRNTLNAHKCDVIMGMPQGDDIVQGTNPYYRTTYALVSKQGSGLESVDSLESPLLQGKRIGIVAGTPPATNLAVNGLLGNIKSYPLVVDTRFDAPTSAMIDDLDADRIDIAILWGPIAGYLAKHAKTPMKVMPLVKETSGSHLIYRIGMGVRHSDQEWKRLLNKLIAENQDAITHILAVYGVPLLDENNAPLTQ, via the coding sequence ATGTCTCGGCGAGTAGAATTAGCCGTAAAACGCATGCGAGCTTGGCGGGCTGCTCTTCAACTCCTCCTCATTTTGCCGGTCGTTTTGATCGCGGCCAGCGTCACGGCGCAAACCCCGGATGAAGGTTCGATCGAGCTTATCGATCCAAAGGTTCTGCGTGTCTGCGCTGACCCCCGCGATTTGCCCTTCTCTAACCAGTCTGGCGAGGGATTCGAGAACAAGCTTGCCGAGTTCCTCGCCCAAAAGCTGGGCAAAACTCTCTCTTATGAGTTTTATCCTGGGGCCACCGGCTTTGTGCGCAACACGTTGAACGCACATAAGTGCGACGTCATCATGGGAATGCCGCAGGGAGACGACATCGTTCAAGGGACAAACCCTTATTACCGGACAACCTACGCGCTGGTCTCGAAACAGGGAAGCGGTCTTGAATCCGTGGACAGCCTGGAAAGCCCGCTGTTGCAAGGCAAGCGGATTGGCATCGTCGCCGGCACACCCCCGGCAACCAATCTCGCGGTCAACGGGCTTTTGGGCAACATCAAATCCTATCCGCTCGTGGTCGATACAAGATTTGACGCGCCCACGTCGGCGATGATCGACGATCTGGACGCGGACCGTATCGACATTGCCATTCTTTGGGGGCCGATCGCGGGGTACCTCGCCAAGCATGCCAAGACACCGATGAAGGTCATGCCGCTGGTCAAGGAAACGTCTGGATCGCATCTCATCTACCGGATCGGCATGGGGGTCCGTCATTCCGATCAGGAATGGAAACGCCTCTTGAACAAGCTCATTGCCGAGAATCAGGACGCGATTACTCATATTCTGGCGGTCTATGGCGTGCCGCTGCTCGATGAGAACAATGCACCCCTGACGCAATAG
- a CDS encoding 4a-hydroxytetrahydrobiopterin dehydratase codes for MSDAAKERTYSEPEILARLQQELPRWTYEGGWIRRTYKTASWKSTLMVINTVGHLAEAAWHHPDLTASYAWVEVRLQNHAAKGITDKDFSLAKKIEDVVLWQPAKEGGGLEGTPADQRFAYIDYKKS; via the coding sequence ATGAGCGACGCCGCCAAGGAAAGAACCTATAGCGAACCCGAGATATTGGCCCGGCTTCAACAAGAATTGCCGCGCTGGACTTATGAAGGGGGATGGATTCGCCGCACCTACAAAACCGCGAGCTGGAAGAGCACCTTGATGGTGATCAACACGGTCGGTCACCTTGCCGAGGCGGCTTGGCATCATCCCGATCTGACCGCCTCCTACGCGTGGGTTGAGGTCCGGCTGCAAAACCATGCCGCCAAGGGAATTACCGACAAGGATTTCTCGCTGGCAAAGAAAATCGAAGATGTGGTGCTCTGGCAGCCCGCCAAGGAAGGCGGCGGCCTCGAAGGCACGCCCGCCGATCAGCGTTTCGCCTATATCGACTATAAAAAAAGCTAA
- the irrA gene encoding iron response transcriptional regulator IrrA: MAAHRTSPNVSKPRRAAAPVGLLTGCPFHDVRSKLCAAGLRPTRQRIALGWLLFAKGDRHLTAENLQEEAQASRVSISLATIYNSLNQFTQAGLLREIAIDGSRTYFDTNVSDHHHFHVEGTNVLIDIPRVDVDYKGLPQPPPGKSIAGIDVIIRLRDKQSL, encoded by the coding sequence ATGGCTGCCCATAGGACTTCCCCGAATGTCTCGAAACCGCGCCGCGCGGCCGCGCCGGTTGGGCTGTTGACAGGGTGTCCCTTTCACGACGTGCGCAGCAAACTCTGCGCCGCGGGGCTGCGGCCAACACGGCAGCGAATTGCCCTCGGCTGGCTGTTGTTCGCCAAAGGGGACCGTCATCTGACCGCTGAAAATCTGCAGGAGGAGGCGCAGGCGTCGCGCGTTTCGATCTCGCTTGCGACTATTTATAACAGCCTCAATCAATTCACCCAAGCAGGTTTGTTGCGGGAGATCGCCATCGACGGATCGAGAACTTATTTCGACACCAATGTTTCGGACCACCATCATTTTCATGTCGAAGGCACGAATGTTTTAATCGATATCCCTCGAGTCGACGTCGATTATAAAGGGCTGCCACAGCCCCCGCCTGGTAAGTCGATCGCCGGCATCGACGTCATCATCCGCTTGCGCGACAAACAGTCACTCTGA
- the hemH gene encoding ferrochelatase, translated as MAAILANNEPQIAPGKIGILLVNLGTPDAPRYWSVRTFLKEFLTDRRVIELPRLFWWPILQFFVLIFRPGRIAKQYAAIWNKETNEGPLKAITRSQAEKLAAWIGAGGLDSKSHHVARDRFFIAWAMRYRKPSIAEGITTLKEHGCSRILVVPLYPQYAAATTASVHDEVFAALKAMRWQPAVHIAPPYFDDQTYIDILATSIRSGVSRLGFVPDTILVSFHSLPKAMIAKGDPYYDQCLVTWQLLRQELGLGEDRCPVSFQSRFGARQWLQPYTVDKVKELARGGLKSLVVVAPGFAADCLETLFELGIENREIFVKNGGANYAVIPCLNDSELGMMLIHDHVAREIKGWI; from the coding sequence ATGGCAGCCATACTCGCAAATAATGAACCACAGATCGCGCCAGGAAAGATTGGCATTCTGCTAGTCAACCTTGGAACGCCGGATGCCCCTCGCTACTGGTCTGTCCGGACATTTCTGAAGGAGTTTCTGACCGACCGTCGGGTCATTGAACTCCCGCGATTGTTCTGGTGGCCGATTCTGCAGTTTTTCGTCTTGATCTTCCGGCCCGGCCGGATCGCCAAGCAATATGCGGCGATCTGGAACAAGGAGACCAATGAAGGACCGCTGAAGGCCATTACGCGGTCGCAGGCAGAAAAACTCGCGGCTTGGATCGGTGCCGGCGGCCTTGATTCGAAAAGCCACCATGTGGCGCGTGACCGGTTTTTCATCGCGTGGGCGATGCGCTACCGCAAGCCGAGCATCGCGGAGGGCATTACGACCTTAAAGGAGCACGGGTGCTCCAGGATTTTGGTCGTGCCGCTGTATCCGCAATACGCCGCCGCTACGACGGCAAGTGTTCATGACGAAGTTTTCGCGGCCTTAAAAGCGATGCGCTGGCAGCCGGCGGTTCATATCGCTCCACCCTATTTCGATGACCAGACCTATATCGACATTTTGGCGACATCGATTCGCAGCGGCGTTTCGCGTCTTGGTTTCGTCCCCGACACGATCCTGGTTTCGTTCCACAGTCTGCCGAAGGCGATGATCGCCAAGGGCGATCCCTATTACGACCAATGCCTTGTGACGTGGCAGTTGCTCCGGCAAGAACTCGGGCTCGGCGAAGACCGCTGTCCGGTGAGCTTTCAATCGCGCTTTGGCGCGCGCCAATGGCTGCAGCCTTATACGGTGGACAAGGTGAAGGAGCTGGCCCGAGGTGGTCTCAAGAGCTTGGTTGTCGTCGCGCCCGGCTTTGCCGCCGACTGTCTCGAAACGCTCTTCGAACTCGGAATCGAAAACCGCGAGATTTTTGTTAAAAATGGCGGCGCGAATTACGCCGTGATTCCTTGCTTGAACGATAGCGAACTTGGCATGATGCTGATCCACGATCATGTCGCGCGCGAAATCAAGGGCTGGATCTAG
- a CDS encoding alkaline phosphatase family protein — protein MNRFLLRSGGALATAALMQLCLPAQGRAQQPDVSLVTLQPDPAPDVAPFYRDWTRSDEPALSREQMIERLRGAIKYVFVIFNENESFDHYFGTFPGANGIYSDGQHPRAPKDTPGFIQTYQNVRSGEAVSVEPFLIGLDQNANVIDSVNHSHKGMARKINVSDNTAAMDRFAFDEYKRLAIEANPPNDAQGTQFARLVMSHVDCDTVPFLWQYASRFVLFDNIFATENAPSTPNALALIAGQAGETQWVKHGINGRDFSVGTHSGTTHAPPVVKDFQPFYGSNFDVTETNRQPVEAKERDADNFIASNLTFASLPLTFLGRDVRAAMSQDLNKDYDEPDIQRDIDFIASLDKDPVAWRWYEEGYDHEATDADATASHDSYISHHEAPQYFGYLANNPALRSNFRGLGDFFTDMAAGAMPLEGGVFYIRGGRDNIFKQKPYVLPGTPADKAAAIAKIRGDDDHGGYSDHQISEALNARIINAIAANPDIWKHSAIIITYDESDGFYDHVPPRILSYGPDHLPLARGIRIPLIVISPYARVHAVSHAEGDHNAVIETINALFGLPALASLPDEAEALAAGRAAAFNGPNGFVQNYLGPRDINSPVSDDLLSAFDPKRLLGLEPPLLPGYARISEDIVDRFPHYGGQGCVALGITTEDRRQGIENKIPPGFNALPYSYPAGNQ, from the coding sequence ATGAATCGATTTTTGCTTCGCTCGGGCGGTGCCTTGGCGACGGCGGCTTTGATGCAACTGTGCCTTCCGGCGCAGGGCAGGGCGCAACAACCGGACGTGTCCCTTGTTACTTTGCAGCCAGACCCCGCACCAGACGTGGCGCCATTTTACCGCGACTGGACAAGGAGCGATGAGCCGGCGCTCTCAAGGGAACAAATGATCGAACGCCTTCGCGGGGCGATCAAATATGTTTTCGTAATCTTTAACGAAAATGAATCCTTCGATCATTATTTCGGGACATTTCCGGGTGCCAACGGAATTTACTCGGACGGCCAGCACCCGCGTGCGCCTAAGGATACGCCAGGCTTCATTCAGACATATCAAAATGTCCGGAGCGGCGAGGCGGTGAGCGTTGAACCATTTCTGATTGGTCTCGATCAAAACGCCAATGTGATAGACAGCGTCAATCATAGCCATAAGGGCATGGCGCGGAAGATAAACGTTTCCGACAACACCGCCGCGATGGATCGATTCGCGTTCGACGAATATAAGCGCTTAGCCATCGAGGCCAACCCCCCGAACGATGCCCAGGGCACCCAATTCGCGCGTCTCGTCATGTCGCATGTCGATTGCGATACCGTACCGTTCCTATGGCAATACGCCAGCCGGTTTGTTCTGTTCGACAACATCTTTGCGACCGAGAATGCGCCATCGACACCAAATGCGCTTGCCTTGATTGCCGGTCAGGCCGGTGAGACGCAATGGGTGAAGCACGGAATCAACGGCCGCGATTTCAGCGTCGGTACCCATTCTGGAACGACCCACGCTCCGCCTGTCGTAAAGGATTTTCAGCCCTTTTATGGCTCAAACTTCGATGTCACTGAGACGAACCGGCAGCCTGTCGAAGCGAAAGAACGCGATGCCGATAATTTCATTGCCTCGAATCTCACCTTCGCTTCGCTGCCCCTGACGTTTCTCGGACGTGACGTGAGGGCCGCGATGAGCCAGGATCTGAATAAGGACTATGATGAGCCCGATATTCAGCGGGACATCGATTTTATCGCTTCGCTCGACAAAGATCCTGTTGCCTGGCGCTGGTATGAGGAAGGTTACGATCACGAGGCGACGGATGCTGATGCCACGGCGTCGCACGACAGCTACATCAGCCACCACGAGGCGCCCCAATATTTCGGCTATCTCGCGAACAATCCGGCGCTCCGGAGCAATTTCCGCGGTCTCGGTGATTTCTTCACCGATATGGCGGCTGGCGCGATGCCGCTGGAGGGCGGCGTCTTTTATATCCGTGGCGGACGGGACAACATCTTCAAGCAAAAGCCCTATGTGCTTCCGGGCACGCCAGCCGACAAGGCGGCTGCGATCGCCAAAATTCGCGGCGATGACGATCATGGCGGCTATAGCGATCACCAGATCAGCGAAGCCTTGAACGCGCGGATCATCAATGCGATCGCAGCCAATCCCGACATTTGGAAACACAGCGCCATCATCATTACCTATGATGAATCGGATGGTTTTTACGATCATGTACCGCCGCGCATTCTGTCCTACGGACCGGACCATCTTCCGCTTGCGCGCGGGATACGGATTCCGCTTATCGTGATTTCCCCTTATGCGCGCGTGCACGCCGTCTCCCACGCCGAGGGCGACCACAATGCCGTGATCGAGACGATCAATGCGCTGTTCGGGCTTCCCGCGCTCGCCAGTCTGCCCGACGAGGCGGAGGCGCTCGCCGCTGGCCGCGCCGCCGCGTTCAACGGACCCAATGGCTTCGTTCAGAATTATCTTGGGCCGCGCGACATCAATTCGCCCGTCTCGGATGATCTTCTGTCCGCCTTTGATCCCAAACGGCTGCTTGGGCTCGAACCGCCGTTGCTACCCGGCTATGCGCGTATCAGCGAGGACATTGTGGATCGCTTTCCTCATTACGGCGGACAGGGTTGCGTGGCTTTGGGGATAACCACCGAGGACCGGCGGCAAGGCATCGAAAACAAGATCCCGCCCGGCTTCAATGCGTTGCCTTACAGCTACCCGGCTGGCAATCAGTAG
- a CDS encoding DUF1285 domain-containing protein, whose amino-acid sequence MIDSLIKNAGLDAGKARQALPPVEQWHPPFCGAIDMRISRDGTWFYNGTPIARPALVRLFSTILRKDPDGYVLVTPVEKVGIDVEDAPFLAVEMSVVQPRVLRFATNVGDWVEAGTEHPIRFEKSAHGGIKPYIHVRGGLWALATRTMSLELAGLCETREHAGAACFGVVSAGVFFPIAAEAEVEALAAGGSERSA is encoded by the coding sequence ATGATCGATAGCTTAATCAAGAATGCGGGACTGGACGCGGGAAAAGCGCGGCAAGCGTTGCCGCCGGTGGAGCAATGGCATCCGCCATTTTGCGGTGCCATTGATATGCGGATCTCCCGTGACGGCACGTGGTTTTACAACGGAACACCGATTGCCCGGCCCGCGCTCGTGCGGCTCTTCTCGACCATCTTGCGCAAAGACCCTGACGGCTATGTTCTCGTCACGCCCGTCGAGAAAGTCGGCATAGATGTCGAGGACGCGCCTTTCCTCGCCGTCGAAATGAGTGTCGTGCAACCGCGAGTGTTGCGATTTGCAACTAATGTGGGGGATTGGGTCGAAGCCGGAACCGAGCATCCAATAAGATTCGAAAAATCGGCGCATGGCGGGATCAAGCCCTATATCCATGTGCGGGGCGGTCTGTGGGCGCTCGCCACCCGCACCATGTCTCTCGAACTCGCCGGGCTTTGCGAGACAAGGGAGCATGCGGGCGCTGCCTGTTTCGGCGTGGTTTCGGCGGGCGTTTTTTTCCCGATAGCGGCCGAGGCAGAGGTGGAAGCGTTGGCAGCCGGAGGCTCGGAAAGGAGCGCATGA